The Gemmatimonadaceae bacterium genome includes a region encoding these proteins:
- a CDS encoding DinB family protein, giving the protein MSISENFLPEFEQEMKTTRRVIERVPADKGKWKPHEKSFSLGHLTQLVSWMPGWIAQTLTNTELNLKGGVGYSYEKTQDLLAMFDKNVADARAAFKAARDADYKVDWSLKFGDRTVFTQPRGEVVRQHINHLIHHRGQLTVYLRLIDVPVPSIYGPTADEKMPGF; this is encoded by the coding sequence ATGTCCATTTCGGAAAACTTCCTCCCCGAGTTCGAACAGGAAATGAAGACCACGCGCCGTGTCATCGAACGGGTCCCGGCCGACAAAGGGAAATGGAAGCCGCACGAGAAGTCGTTCTCGTTAGGCCATCTGACGCAGCTCGTGTCGTGGATGCCAGGGTGGATCGCGCAGACGCTGACCAACACGGAGCTCAACCTGAAAGGAGGGGTCGGCTACAGTTACGAGAAGACTCAAGACCTGCTCGCGATGTTCGACAAGAACGTCGCCGACGCCCGCGCCGCGTTCAAGGCGGCGAGGGACGCCGACTACAAGGTCGACTGGTCGCTAAAGTTCGGCGATCGGACAGTCTTTACGCAGCCGCGTGGCGAGGTCGTCCGCCAGCACATCAATCACCTGATTCACCACCGCGGGCAGCTCACCGTGTACCTGCGCTTGATCGACGTGCCCGTGCCGTCGATTTACGGCCCGACCGCCGATGAAAAGATGCCGGGATTCTGA
- a CDS encoding opioid growth factor receptor-related protein, with product MNEAVIAFYSGTGQDATGRRLTDVWQFPHEELEDNHDYIQWLFPLTERSAFNPEAPILDDATIARFRSNDTLRRNLERSLEVMLDFYGLEITGDRIIRAPRFADRSMNWLTSFNHNFLRLTRILKSLSLLGLEQRAEQLFACLEGIYASHGRVIGERTMSFWRHAVEHG from the coding sequence ATGAACGAAGCCGTCATCGCTTTCTACTCCGGAACGGGACAGGATGCCACGGGCCGACGACTAACGGATGTCTGGCAATTCCCGCACGAGGAGCTCGAAGACAATCACGACTACATCCAGTGGCTTTTCCCGCTCACCGAGCGCAGTGCGTTCAATCCAGAGGCGCCGATTCTCGACGATGCGACGATCGCGCGCTTTCGCTCCAACGACACGCTTCGCCGCAACCTCGAGCGCTCGCTCGAGGTCATGCTCGACTTCTACGGCCTCGAGATCACCGGCGACCGAATCATCCGCGCGCCGAGGTTCGCCGATCGCTCCATGAACTGGCTGACGTCATTCAATCACAACTTCCTGCGCCTCACGCGGATTCTGAAATCGCTCTCCCTCCTGGGCCTCGAGCAGCGCGCCGAACAGCTCTTCGCGTGCCTCGAGGGGATCTATGCATCGCACGGCCGCGTGATCGGCGAGCGCACCATGTCCTTCTGGCGCCATGCGGTTGAACACGGCTAA
- a CDS encoding NAD-dependent deacylase, whose product MADEQLLTVASCLRKARRVVVFTGAGVSAESGVPTFRAAANALWNEVDVRNFAYPDGYRRNQPNAWHWYSSRATKAREVEPNPGHYAIVEIERHAEEFLLVTQNIDSLHQRAGSKNVIELHGNLREARCFECNVRSEWIADPVCPKCGGLLRPDVVMFEEMLPAGALEQARDAAAACDLLISVGTSNLVWPATEVPRYAERHGADVVIVNPDMEGQPWGHHVTQLVGTAGEILPRLVRLAWP is encoded by the coding sequence ATGGCTGATGAGCAGCTTCTAACCGTCGCGTCGTGCCTTCGTAAGGCGCGACGCGTGGTCGTCTTCACGGGCGCCGGCGTGTCCGCCGAAAGCGGCGTGCCGACCTTCCGTGCGGCGGCGAACGCGCTCTGGAACGAGGTCGACGTCCGCAACTTTGCCTACCCCGACGGCTACCGGCGTAATCAGCCTAACGCGTGGCACTGGTACTCGTCACGCGCGACGAAGGCACGGGAAGTCGAGCCGAATCCGGGTCATTACGCCATCGTCGAGATCGAGCGCCACGCCGAAGAGTTCCTCCTCGTGACGCAGAACATCGACAGCCTGCACCAGCGTGCCGGGAGCAAGAACGTCATCGAGCTGCACGGCAATCTGCGCGAGGCGCGCTGCTTCGAGTGCAATGTGCGGTCGGAATGGATCGCCGATCCGGTCTGCCCGAAGTGCGGTGGTCTGTTGCGGCCGGACGTCGTGATGTTCGAAGAGATGCTCCCCGCAGGCGCGCTCGAGCAGGCGCGCGACGCGGCGGCAGCGTGCGACCTCCTGATCTCGGTAGGGACGTCGAACCTGGTGTGGCCGGCGACGGAGGTTCCGCGGTACGCAGAGCGGCACGGTGCGGACGTCGTGATCGTCAACCCGGACATGGAGGGACAGCCGTGGGGGCATCACGTCACACAACTCGTCGGGACAGCCGGCGAGATTCTGCCGCGCCTCGTTAGGCTCGCCTGGCCATGA
- a CDS encoding GNAT family N-acetyltransferase: MPEIIVRRATLNDMPTVGRLGALLVRTHYEFDKKRFIPATRHTAEGYGHFLGTQLEDPDVCVLVAEQDGDVIGYTYAAVEGKDWMSLRDSAGVIHDIIVDPDRRQHGVGRKLLDATLAFLKERGSPRVVLSTAEQNEPAQRLFERAGFRRTMIEMTRELSS; this comes from the coding sequence GTGCCCGAGATCATCGTCCGCCGCGCGACTCTGAACGACATGCCGACCGTGGGCCGGCTCGGCGCGCTCCTCGTTCGCACGCACTATGAGTTCGACAAGAAGCGCTTCATCCCGGCGACGCGTCACACTGCCGAGGGGTACGGTCATTTTCTCGGGACGCAGCTCGAGGACCCCGACGTGTGCGTGCTCGTCGCCGAGCAAGATGGTGACGTGATCGGGTACACGTACGCCGCGGTCGAGGGGAAGGACTGGATGTCCCTTCGTGATAGCGCTGGCGTGATTCACGATATCATCGTCGATCCCGACCGCCGGCAGCACGGCGTCGGCCGCAAGCTGCTCGACGCGACTTTAGCGTTCTTGAAAGAAAGAGGCTCGCCGCGCGTCGTGCTCTCGACCGCCGAGCAGAATGAGCCGGCGCAGCGGTTGTTCGAGAGGGCAGGGTTTCGAAGGACGATGATCGAGATGACGCGGGAATTGTCATCCTGA
- a CDS encoding RDD family protein yields MRTLEDFRLRYASYADQELLNLLECDPETLTSEARQALAEESAHRRIDTPEGRAAKRVELATAVREPAEIIWRYPKARLGARFGASIIDKVIGMGPMIVAGIIALIFKLPRQTETTVLINLFGAIAWSMYYGLTKDGRPNGQSIGKKAVGLMVVNVKTNRPCNTGGSALRCFIGGLVGVVPVAGPLIEPIVVLAREDGRRLGDQAADTQVIEVDAYRPTTHPAGAD; encoded by the coding sequence ATGCGCACGTTGGAAGACTTCCGGTTGCGTTACGCGAGCTACGCCGATCAGGAGTTGCTAAACCTGCTCGAGTGTGACCCGGAGACGCTGACGTCGGAAGCTCGTCAGGCGCTCGCCGAAGAGTCGGCACATCGCCGCATCGATACGCCGGAAGGCCGCGCGGCGAAGCGAGTGGAGCTCGCAACGGCGGTGCGCGAGCCGGCTGAGATCATCTGGCGTTACCCGAAGGCGCGGCTCGGCGCACGATTCGGCGCGTCCATCATCGACAAGGTCATCGGGATGGGACCGATGATCGTCGCGGGCATAATCGCGCTCATCTTCAAACTGCCGCGGCAAACCGAAACCACGGTGTTGATCAACCTCTTCGGCGCGATCGCGTGGTCGATGTACTATGGTCTCACGAAAGATGGACGACCGAATGGGCAGAGCATCGGGAAAAAGGCCGTCGGCCTGATGGTCGTGAACGTCAAGACGAATCGGCCGTGCAATACCGGCGGTTCGGCGCTGCGCTGCTTCATCGGCGGTCTGGTCGGCGTCGTTCCGGTCGCGGGCCCGCTCATCGAGCCGATCGTCGTGCTCGCGCGCGAGGACGGCCGCCGGCTCGGCGACCAGGCGGCGGACACGCAGGTCATCGAGGTCGACGCGTATCGGCCGACGACGCATCCAGCGGGAGCGGATTAG
- a CDS encoding RDD family protein yields the protein MYTTDALRERYARTSDADLLAVMNVGPERLTPESRQALIDEAVRRGLTLPPGWPEVVAGIGAYAPAGAAGVQRYVKANFGSRFLAYIIDCIVCVVPIIVAAVFLAITNQFNGRSAASVLLFVGCIGWAVWYGFTKDGRDDGQSIGKEMMDLMVVNTTTNKPCSKGESAIRALIWGAVNLVPIFGFFIEPIVALAAEDGRRLGDRAAGTQVIPLDTYVPTR from the coding sequence ATGTACACGACCGATGCCCTTCGGGAGCGCTACGCCCGTACCTCGGACGCCGACCTGCTCGCAGTCATGAACGTCGGTCCCGAGCGCCTAACGCCTGAGTCGCGGCAGGCTCTCATCGACGAAGCCGTGCGACGCGGGCTCACGTTGCCGCCCGGATGGCCCGAGGTCGTCGCTGGCATCGGCGCGTATGCCCCGGCCGGCGCGGCGGGCGTTCAGCGTTACGTCAAGGCCAACTTCGGCTCGCGCTTCCTCGCGTACATCATCGACTGCATCGTCTGCGTCGTCCCGATCATCGTTGCCGCGGTCTTCCTCGCCATTACGAATCAATTTAATGGCCGCTCTGCGGCTTCGGTCCTCCTCTTCGTTGGCTGCATTGGCTGGGCGGTCTGGTATGGCTTCACCAAGGACGGCCGCGACGACGGGCAGAGCATCGGCAAGGAGATGATGGACCTGATGGTCGTGAACACGACGACGAACAAGCCCTGCTCCAAGGGCGAGTCAGCGATCCGTGCGCTGATCTGGGGAGCGGTCAACCTCGTCCCGATCTTCGGCTTCTTCATCGAGCCCATCGTCGCGCTCGCGGCCGAGGATGGTCGCCGCCTCGGGGATCGCGCGGCAGGAACGCAGGTCATTCCTCTCGATACTTACGTGCCGACGCGGTAG
- a CDS encoding Uma2 family endonuclease: MAMPAMQRLWSAREVRDLIEKNAFATPRYELVNGELLVTPSPNALHQDAAYLLLRALNDYFKIVPIAHGYTAPLDVDLEPELVVQPDVLVVPMREFERLRREKLPVRELLIAAEILSASSGRFDRVTKREPYQRHVSEYWIVDLDARLFERWLPNDTRPEILARELIWHPSGASEAFRLDLVHYFAECLGE, from the coding sequence ATGGCCATGCCTGCCATGCAACGCCTCTGGAGCGCGCGCGAGGTTCGCGACCTCATCGAGAAGAACGCTTTCGCGACGCCGCGCTACGAGCTCGTGAATGGCGAGCTCCTCGTGACGCCGTCGCCGAATGCGTTGCACCAGGACGCGGCGTACCTCCTGCTTCGGGCGCTGAACGATTACTTCAAGATCGTCCCCATTGCCCACGGATATACGGCGCCCTTGGACGTCGACCTCGAGCCGGAGCTGGTCGTCCAGCCGGACGTCCTCGTTGTACCGATGCGGGAGTTTGAGCGGTTGCGGCGCGAGAAGCTGCCGGTACGCGAGCTCCTGATTGCCGCGGAGATCCTGTCGGCAAGCAGTGGTCGGTTCGATCGTGTCACCAAGCGCGAGCCATATCAGCGGCACGTCAGTGAGTACTGGATCGTCGATCTCGATGCGCGACTGTTCGAACGCTGGTTGCCTAACGATACACGCCCCGAGATCCTGGCCCGGGAGCTGATATGGCATCCGTCGGGTGCGTCCGAGGCTTTCCGCCTCGATCTAGTGCACTACTTCGCTGAGTGCCTCGGCGAGTAA
- a CDS encoding type 1 glutamine amidotransferase family protein, whose product MARAIHVVLFDGFADWEPAHALAELRRWGKREVRSVGFTTAPVVSMGGLRVTPDLALSAVQLADVELLLLPGGDMWQEGAYPVAELEALIHDLVKVERPVAAICAATLALVRSGVLDDRKHTSNGRDYVAHYAPDHRAGAHYVESLAVRDRHVITASGLGAVDFARAIFAELAVFTAENEQLWFDMFKHNRLPATAL is encoded by the coding sequence ATGGCTCGCGCGATTCATGTTGTCCTCTTTGATGGCTTCGCCGACTGGGAACCGGCCCATGCGCTGGCGGAGCTGCGCCGCTGGGGCAAGCGCGAAGTACGCAGCGTCGGATTCACGACTGCTCCGGTCGTTTCCATGGGCGGGCTCCGAGTCACGCCCGACCTCGCGTTGAGCGCGGTGCAGCTGGCCGACGTCGAGCTGCTACTTCTGCCCGGCGGCGACATGTGGCAAGAGGGCGCATACCCGGTGGCCGAGTTGGAGGCGCTCATTCACGATCTGGTGAAAGTGGAGAGGCCCGTCGCCGCGATTTGCGCGGCGACGCTGGCTCTCGTCCGCAGCGGCGTGCTCGATGACCGCAAGCACACGAGCAATGGGCGCGACTACGTCGCGCACTACGCGCCCGATCACCGTGCCGGCGCGCACTACGTCGAATCGCTGGCCGTTCGCGATCGCCACGTGATCACGGCGAGCGGGCTTGGCGCCGTCGATTTCGCTCGCGCCATCTTCGCCGAGCTCGCCGTCTTCACCGCCGAGAACGAGCAACTCTGGTTCGACATGTTCAAGCACAATCGACTCCCCGCCACGGCGCTTTAG
- a CDS encoding heavy metal-binding domain-containing protein has protein sequence MPNYVPGSTANLPSGAAQRLRAMRGAGDRPAFFTSDLSVDEFLLVEQVGFEALGLVMGSSIYHVGFQWQKWSVSQELPVLTKAMFDARELAMTRMEEEADLLGGDGVVGVRLVFKEYAMEEGVLEFQAIGTAIRHRERTGSFRTKDNRPFTSDLSGQDLWKLVRAGYRPVSLSMGACVYHIAHLSFMQALKQVGRNQEMKIYTEATYAAREAALERMQAEALERGGTGVVGARVEESNWGWGANAIEFFAVGTAVVPMSDKSLTPLQAVQQVVTFDSAG, from the coding sequence ATGCCGAATTACGTTCCGGGGTCGACGGCGAATTTACCCAGTGGAGCTGCGCAACGACTTCGCGCAATGCGCGGTGCGGGCGACCGTCCCGCGTTTTTTACGAGTGACCTGTCGGTAGATGAGTTCTTACTCGTCGAACAGGTCGGCTTCGAGGCACTCGGCCTGGTGATGGGCTCATCGATCTACCACGTCGGCTTTCAATGGCAAAAATGGAGCGTGAGCCAGGAGCTGCCGGTCCTGACCAAAGCCATGTTCGACGCGCGAGAGCTCGCGATGACGCGGATGGAAGAGGAGGCGGATCTCCTCGGGGGCGATGGCGTCGTCGGCGTTCGACTCGTGTTCAAAGAGTACGCAATGGAAGAGGGCGTGCTCGAGTTTCAAGCCATCGGCACCGCCATTCGTCATCGGGAACGAACAGGAAGCTTCCGGACCAAGGACAATCGTCCCTTTACCTCTGATTTGAGCGGCCAGGATCTGTGGAAGCTGGTACGAGCGGGCTATCGGCCCGTGAGTCTATCGATGGGTGCATGCGTGTATCACATCGCGCATCTGAGCTTCATGCAGGCACTGAAGCAGGTCGGCCGCAACCAGGAGATGAAGATCTATACGGAGGCGACGTACGCGGCGCGTGAAGCGGCACTCGAGCGCATGCAAGCGGAAGCCCTCGAGCGCGGAGGAACAGGCGTCGTCGGCGCTCGTGTGGAGGAATCCAATTGGGGGTGGGGCGCGAACGCGATCGAATTCTTTGCGGTCGGAACGGCGGTCGTTCCCATGAGTGATAAGTCGCTAACGCCCCTGCAGGCCGTGCAGCAGGTAGTGACGTTCGATAGTGCCGGATGA
- a CDS encoding RES family NAD+ phosphorylase has translation MILTDNPVVGLVFRITSPRYGDLSRTAQTSRSFPGRFNTASLGAVYASREPQTAIKELRRRAARDRVSLGDMHPRSIFGLDLALQAVVDLTTPEQLDAWGLTPNDLVDESMERCREVAEVAVEAGVEAIRWPSASGAGQSFAIFIERLRAGSHIKIETTIDVTRQMLAALERGESVLQLLPALANLPLVS, from the coding sequence GTGATACTGACGGACAACCCCGTCGTCGGGCTCGTGTTTCGGATCACCTCGCCGCGCTACGGTGATTTGAGCCGCACCGCGCAGACGAGCCGCAGTTTCCCCGGCCGCTTCAACACTGCCTCGCTGGGCGCCGTCTACGCCTCCCGCGAACCACAAACCGCGATAAAAGAGCTGCGCCGGCGCGCTGCGCGCGATCGTGTTTCGCTCGGCGACATGCACCCACGATCCATCTTCGGCCTCGATCTCGCACTGCAGGCTGTCGTCGATCTGACCACGCCCGAGCAATTGGATGCGTGGGGACTCACGCCGAACGATCTCGTCGACGAGAGCATGGAACGCTGTCGCGAAGTGGCGGAGGTCGCTGTAGAAGCTGGTGTCGAGGCAATCCGTTGGCCGTCCGCGAGCGGGGCAGGGCAGAGCTTCGCCATCTTCATCGAGCGTCTGCGTGCCGGGTCGCACATAAAGATCGAGACCACGATCGATGTGACGCGGCAAATGCTCGCGGCACTCGAGCGGGGCGAGTCGGTCCTTCAGCTGCTTCCTGCGCTCGCGAATCTGCCACTGGTGTCCTGA
- a CDS encoding antitoxin Xre/MbcA/ParS toxin-binding domain-containing protein, which produces MATTVRELEAIERLHSEFGFRYAELAQALNTTEPTLHRWRGGRGGEPTPVYLKRLEAFEAFLEELDALFAKPRAAQAWLDKPLVVLKNRTPRQMIVDGHVDRVTGVLYALNAGASL; this is translated from the coding sequence ATGGCCACGACCGTACGTGAGCTCGAAGCGATAGAGCGGTTGCACAGCGAGTTCGGGTTCCGCTACGCCGAACTCGCGCAGGCGCTCAACACGACCGAGCCGACGCTGCATCGCTGGCGCGGCGGCAGAGGTGGCGAGCCGACGCCCGTCTACCTCAAGCGGCTGGAAGCATTCGAAGCATTCCTCGAGGAGCTCGACGCGCTCTTCGCCAAACCGCGAGCAGCGCAGGCATGGCTCGACAAGCCACTGGTGGTCCTGAAGAACCGCACCCCACGACAGATGATCGTCGATGGTCACGTCGATCGCGTCACCGGCGTCCTGTACGCCCTGAACGCGGGCGCTTCGCTCTAA
- a CDS encoding M13 family metallopeptidase, whose amino-acid sequence MHSHLRYPLAAAASALLAVSAAAQQQQAAPVRALGVDTTNFDRAVRPQDDLFRFVNGSWLEHTQIPADASSWGAFNELTEKSRAAIHQIVENAAESNAPAGSEQRKIGDLYSSYMDSARVEQLGIKPLEPTLAEIAAVKSTKELPAAFAKFAQIGIANPFGVRVGQDPKQSTVNIVQIGQSGLGLPDRDYYLRTDAKTLAIRTAYENYIATVFTLAHQPDPAGAAARILALETQIATPQWDRAKSRNRDLTYNKFSRAQLEAATPAYDWNSYLDAAGLSKGTDVIVNQPDYVKAMNDVLANTPVSTWREYITFKLLDDYADQLPAAFQNARFEFRNKTLAGQQEMSPRWKRGVADVEGAMGEAAGKLYVKQYFKPEAKARMDGLVKNILAAYKVGIDSLEWMSPATKQQAQDKLAHFTVKIGYPDKWRDYSKLVVKRDDLLGNAMRAARFRYADMASQLGRPVDRTRWGMTPQTVNAYYNSVNNEIVFPAAILQPPFFNIDADDAVNFGAIGAVIGHEIGHGFDDQGRKSDGYGNLRDWWTAADAQKFQERTQKLGAEYAALDEIDGLHINPGLTMGENIGDNSGLAQAYRAYKISLHGHEAPVIDGFTGDQRFFLGYAQIWRTKFRDAALRNQLLTNPHSPGPARAFIPLTNNDTFMKTFNVQPSDKMYRAPADRVKIW is encoded by the coding sequence ATGCATTCTCATCTCCGCTACCCGCTCGCCGCGGCCGCGTCCGCATTGCTCGCTGTGTCCGCCGCGGCCCAGCAGCAGCAAGCCGCACCCGTTCGCGCGCTCGGCGTCGATACCACGAACTTCGACCGCGCCGTCCGTCCGCAAGACGACTTATTCCGCTTCGTGAACGGCTCGTGGCTCGAGCACACGCAGATCCCGGCAGACGCGTCGAGTTGGGGCGCGTTCAACGAGCTCACCGAGAAGAGCCGCGCCGCCATTCATCAGATCGTCGAGAACGCGGCCGAGTCGAACGCGCCCGCGGGCTCCGAGCAGCGCAAGATCGGCGATCTGTACAGCTCCTACATGGACTCGGCTCGCGTCGAACAGCTCGGCATCAAGCCGCTCGAGCCAACCCTCGCCGAGATTGCTGCAGTGAAGTCGACGAAGGAACTGCCGGCCGCCTTTGCGAAGTTCGCGCAGATAGGGATCGCGAATCCTTTCGGCGTGCGCGTCGGGCAGGACCCGAAGCAATCGACGGTGAACATCGTGCAGATCGGCCAGTCCGGGCTTGGCCTGCCTGACCGCGATTACTACCTCCGGACGGACGCGAAGACGCTCGCAATCAGGACGGCGTACGAGAACTACATCGCGACAGTGTTCACGCTCGCGCACCAGCCGGATCCGGCGGGCGCGGCGGCGCGCATTCTCGCGCTCGAAACTCAGATCGCGACGCCTCAGTGGGACCGTGCCAAGAGTCGCAATCGCGACCTGACGTACAACAAGTTCTCACGCGCGCAGCTCGAGGCGGCGACGCCGGCGTATGACTGGAACTCGTATCTGGACGCGGCCGGGCTGAGCAAGGGGACGGACGTCATCGTCAACCAGCCTGACTACGTGAAGGCGATGAACGACGTGCTCGCGAACACACCGGTCTCCACCTGGCGCGAGTACATCACCTTCAAGCTTCTCGACGACTACGCCGACCAGCTGCCGGCCGCGTTCCAGAACGCGCGCTTCGAGTTCCGCAACAAGACCCTCGCCGGTCAGCAGGAGATGAGCCCGCGCTGGAAGCGCGGCGTCGCGGACGTGGAAGGCGCCATGGGTGAGGCCGCGGGCAAGCTCTATGTCAAGCAATATTTCAAGCCCGAGGCGAAGGCGCGCATGGACGGGCTGGTGAAGAACATCCTCGCGGCCTACAAGGTCGGGATCGACAGCCTCGAGTGGATGTCGCCCGCGACCAAACAGCAAGCGCAGGACAAGCTCGCGCACTTCACGGTGAAGATCGGCTACCCCGACAAGTGGCGTGACTACTCGAAGCTCGTCGTAAAGCGCGATGATCTACTCGGCAATGCGATGCGCGCGGCGCGCTTCCGCTACGCCGACATGGCGAGCCAGCTCGGACGTCCTGTCGATCGCACGCGATGGGGCATGACGCCGCAGACGGTGAACGCGTATTACAACTCTGTCAACAACGAGATCGTCTTTCCCGCGGCGATCCTGCAGCCGCCGTTCTTCAATATCGACGCCGACGACGCGGTGAACTTCGGCGCGATCGGCGCGGTGATCGGGCACGAGATCGGCCACGGTTTCGACGACCAGGGTCGCAAGTCGGACGGTTACGGCAATCTCCGCGACTGGTGGACGGCGGCCGACGCGCAGAAATTCCAGGAGCGGACGCAGAAGCTCGGCGCGGAGTACGCGGCGCTGGATGAGATCGACGGCCTGCACATCAACCCGGGCCTAACGATGGGTGAGAACATCGGCGACAACAGCGGTCTCGCGCAGGCCTACCGCGCCTACAAGATCTCGCTGCACGGTCACGAGGCGCCTGTCATCGACGGCTTCACCGGGGATCAGCGCTTCTTCCTCGGCTACGCGCAGATCTGGCGCACGAAGTTCCGCGACGCCGCCCTGCGCAACCAGCTGCTGACGAACCCACACTCGCCGGGCCCCGCCCGCGCGTTCATCCCGCTCACGAACAACGACACGTTCATGAAAACGTTCAACGTGCAGCCGAGTGACAAGATGTACCGTGCGCCGGCCGACCGAGTAAAGATCTGGTGA